DNA from Microbacterium foliorum:
CCGCTCTGCTGCTCTCGGTGCCGACGCGTGCGTCGCGACGCGCTGCCCGCGCCACCTCACGCATCGTCGGGCGCGCCCCCGAGGAGCCGCTGGTCCTTCCCCGGCACCCGGAGGATCGGGACGACGACATCCCCGTCGTGCCCGCTGCGGTCGCGGAGTCGGTCGAGGGACGCGACGAGCCGCAGGACGCCCCTGAGGCGGATATGCGCCCTGCGCAGGGACCCGCCCGGGTGGTCGACACCACCCCGGCTCAGGCCGCTGATGCCACGGACGCCGAGGGCGCGGACCGTGCTCCGCAGACCGGGGCCGCCGACGCCGAGGGGGAGTCCGGTTCCGATCCGGAGGAGCCCGATTCCCAGAGGACCGATGAGGGGGAGAGGCCATGAGCGGTACGCGCGCATTCCGAGCGGCGGCGACCGGTGCCCGCCTGGTGACGGGCGCGATCGTCGCGGGCGCATGCGTGGTCGCCGTGGTGTTCGGGGTCACGGCCTCCTGGCCGTCGGTCGAGCACAAGCCCGCGAGTGCCGAGGTGACGCCGCTCCCCGGCGACACGGTGCTCGTGTGCAACGGCGATTTCCGGGCCATCGGCCGTGACCCCGCGAACCCGTTCCAGATGGTCACCGCCGGGTCTCCTGCCCTCTCGGCCGCCGGATCCTCGGGCACGGCCGACTCCACCCCGCTCGTCGCCGACGACCTCGCCGAGGGGGGATCGGCGCAACGCCTGGTCGGAGAGGTCGAGGGGCGCGAGGCCCCGCTGCTCGCCGCGACCGAGTCGATCTCTCTCGCGGCCGAAGACCTCTCGGGTCTGGCCGCCGCCCCCTGCCGTCCCGCGAGCCAGGACTCCTGGATCGTCGGCGGCTCTGTCCAGACGGGTGCCGAGGATCTCATCGTGCTCACGAACCCCGGAGTCGTGCCCTCGACCGTCACGCTCGTCGCCCACGGCTCCGTCCGGGCGTCGCGCACCGTGATCGTGCCGGCCGAATCGCAGTCGGCCGTGCCGCTGACCTCGCTCGCAGCGGGGTCTGATCTGCCGATGGTGCACGTCACCGCCACGGGCTCGCCGGTGCGCGCCGTGCTCCAGTCCTCACTCACACGCACGCTCGATCCCGCGGGCGTCGATCTGCAGGATGCCGTGTCCGCCCCGCAGCAGCACGCAGTGCTCCCGGGGGTCCGGCTCTTCGAGACCCAGGGCGACAGCGGAGACTCGACGGTCGTGCGCCTGATGTCTCCCGACGCCGATGCGCAGGCGGTCGTGACCGTGAACGCCCTGGGATCCGCGGCGATCGCCGGGACGTTCGACGTGCCCCTGACTGCGGGCACGCCGACCGAGCTGTCGCTGTCGGCGCTGTCACCGGGGGAGTACACGGTGCGGGTCGATTCCGACACGCCGGTGCTCTCCGCCGTCCGCCAGCAGGAGGGCGGCGGACCACGGGACGACTTCGCCTGGGTGATGCCCGCGCCCGAGATCGACGACGAGGTGCTCGCGGCGGTGCCGCTGGGGCCGGCTCCCCGGCTGGTGCTCGTGAACACCGCGGATGCCGACGTGACGGTGCAGGTCGAACCCGTCACCGGCGGCGATCCCATCGATGTCGACGTCGCCGCCGGATCGTCGTCGTCGATCGAGGTGCGTCCGCGCACGGTGTACTCGGTGAAGGGGTCGGGACCGATCCATGCCTCGGTGACGATGACGGACACCGGCGCGCTCGCGGTCTGGCCGCTGTGGCCGGCAGCGGGCACGCAGCAGAGCATCACCGTCTACCCCTGACGTCGGGATGGTGCCCGGCGGGCGTCAGTGGTCGTGGCCGCCGAAGTCCCAGGGCTCTCGGCCCACGTACTCCGCCGCGGCGCGGAAGACGGCGCTCTCGATCGCCATCTTGCGGTGCGCGATGTCGTCGTGGCCGGGGGGCAGCAGACGTTCGATCGGCAGCCGGAACAACACGATCCGCTGCTGCTCATGATCGAGGTGCCAGCGGGGCACCTCGTCGGTCGCGTCGAAGTCCGGCATCGCGCCGATCTCGAATCTGACGTCCTGCAGCTCGGGCCAGGTTCCGCGCAGGAACTCCACGGCGGTGCCGACCGTGAGATCGAACCGGTCGATGCGGCCGTCGAGCGGGGCGAGGGGCGGGCGCACGGCCTCGCTGCGGCCCACGCGCCCGTGCCGTCCGTGCCGAGCCCCGCGGCGCGGCGAGTCTGAGGTGCGGGGGCGACGGGGCATAGCGAAAGTCTAGGCGGAGTCTGCGGCGGGCGGCGGCGCGGCATCCGGGCGCGCTCCGTCCGGCGACGTAGCCTGGCGGAGATGAACGGACGACTCTGCTCGAAGGTCGGCTGCGCGCGAGAAGCCGTGGCGACGATCACCTACGACTATGGCGACCAGATGGCCGCGCTCGGTCCTCTCGGTCTCGCGGGGCATCCGCACTCGCATGATCTGTGCGCGCCCCATGCGGATCGGCTCTCGGTACCCTCCGGATGGATCGTCGTGCGGCACGAGGCGCTGCGAGCCTGATCCCGTAGACGACCCCGCCTCGGCCGGCCCGCGCCGGGCAGGACACGTCGCGCCGGTCGGCGACGACCTCCTCAGACGCCGACGCGTCGCCCGGTGAGCTTCTCGGCCCTGCGGTCGGCATTCCGCAGTGCGCGGCCCTCGCGCTCGCGGCGGAGCACCGTGATCCCGACCAGCACGACCTCCGGCGCCTCCGGGGGCAGTGGCGAGACGAACGGTGCGGCTTCGGCGAGCAGATCCTGCGCGACGCGGGCACGGGCTGCGGGGAGCATGCGGGGAGCGCTCTGCAGGAACTGCGAGATCCGCCGGGCGAGCCGGTCGGGAAGTCTGGCGACATCGGCGATCTGCGCCCACCCTGCCAGCATCGGCGGGAGCACGGGAACGCTCGCGACGAGCGCGGGCGTGCGCACCCGCTGGCTGTACGTGCCCGCGACCATGTCGCCCAGCCGCTGCGATCGGGCGCTGAACGCCCCCGCCAGGACGGCGACGCTTCCCAGGGTCAGATAGATCTCCAGCACGCCGAGGAGCGCACGGATGAACGCGTGGCGGAACCCGGTCGCCCCGCCGTCGATGCGCACGATCCGTCCGCCCACCGCGAGCTTGCCGAGGCTGCGGCCCTTGAGAGTGACCTCCATGGTGATCGGCAGGACGACGAAGCTGATCACGATCGATACGACCGTCGCGATGCGATCCGTCGCCTCGTCCAGCAGCCCCAGATTGAGCAGCCAGATCCGCAGGAACACGGTCAGAAGAAAGACACCGAGTCCGAGGAGCAGGTCGATGATCGCTCCGGCCGCCCTCAGGACGAAGCCCACCGGCTGCACGTCGATCGCGACGGCTTCGCCGGAGAGCACCTCGTCGGAGGCATCGAGCGGGGCAGACATGAGTACAGTAAATCAGGTGGATGCCGATGCGCTGACAGATGCACGCCGCGCCGAGTGGGAGCGGCTGGAGCAACTGAGCCGCGCGCGCCTAGACGGAGCCGGCGTCGATGAGCTGATCGTGCGCTACCGCGCGGCATCCGCTGATCTCGCCGAGCTCAAGACCTCGGTGGGAGAGTCGCCGCAGGGCGCGTACCTGTCGACGATCCTGGTGCGGGCGCGTCTGCGCCTCACCGGCGCCTCAGACAGCATCCTCACCCAGACCGCCCGCTTCTTCT
Protein-coding regions in this window:
- a CDS encoding DUF5719 family protein, encoding MSGTRAFRAAATGARLVTGAIVAGACVVAVVFGVTASWPSVEHKPASAEVTPLPGDTVLVCNGDFRAIGRDPANPFQMVTAGSPALSAAGSSGTADSTPLVADDLAEGGSAQRLVGEVEGREAPLLAATESISLAAEDLSGLAAAPCRPASQDSWIVGGSVQTGAEDLIVLTNPGVVPSTVTLVAHGSVRASRTVIVPAESQSAVPLTSLAAGSDLPMVHVTATGSPVRAVLQSSLTRTLDPAGVDLQDAVSAPQQHAVLPGVRLFETQGDSGDSTVVRLMSPDADAQAVVTVNALGSAAIAGTFDVPLTAGTPTELSLSALSPGEYTVRVDSDTPVLSAVRQQEGGGPRDDFAWVMPAPEIDDEVLAAVPLGPAPRLVLVNTADADVTVQVEPVTGGDPIDVDVAAGSSSSIEVRPRTVYSVKGSGPIHASVTMTDTGALAVWPLWPAAGTQQSITVYP
- a CDS encoding DUF3499 family protein, with translation MNGRLCSKVGCAREAVATITYDYGDQMAALGPLGLAGHPHSHDLCAPHADRLSVPSGWIVVRHEALRA
- a CDS encoding RDD family protein, translated to MSAPLDASDEVLSGEAVAIDVQPVGFVLRAAGAIIDLLLGLGVFLLTVFLRIWLLNLGLLDEATDRIATVVSIVISFVVLPITMEVTLKGRSLGKLAVGGRIVRIDGGATGFRHAFIRALLGVLEIYLTLGSVAVLAGAFSARSQRLGDMVAGTYSQRVRTPALVASVPVLPPMLAGWAQIADVARLPDRLARRISQFLQSAPRMLPAARARVAQDLLAEAAPFVSPLPPEAPEVVLVGITVLRREREGRALRNADRRAEKLTGRRVGV
- a CDS encoding metallopeptidase family protein — encoded protein: MRPPLAPLDGRIDRFDLTVGTAVEFLRGTWPELQDVRFEIGAMPDFDATDEVPRWHLDHEQQRIVLFRLPIERLLPPGHDDIAHRKMAIESAVFRAAAEYVGREPWDFGGHDH